In the genome of Actinomycetota bacterium, the window CTGGTCGATGGATGCAAAGGCGCTCGCCCAGTACGACTCCTTCGACAATCCGGCCTTCCTCGCCCCGGAGTACTCGCGCCGTTTCTACCCGCCCCTTCTCCCGGCATGGCAGGCGACCGCGTATCAGCTTTCCGGTGACTACACGCGCAGCTTCCCGACCCAGGTCCAGTTGGCGTGGCTGTGGACGGCCGGGGCGCTTGCTCTGGTCGGGGTCGGCTGGCGTCGTCGACCCTCCGGACTGGTCCTGCTCGCGTGGGCGGTCTCTCCTGTGGTTCTCCTTCAAGTGATGAAAGGCTACGCCGACGTTCCGTCGTCGATGTTCGCGGTCGCCGGCGCGGCGTTGCTCTTCGCGTCTCGAGAGGAACGCGGCGGGATCGCTCCGGCAGCCATCCTCCTCGGCGGCGCGGCCGCGACGAAGGCGGAGGGTGCCATCCTGGCGGTCGTGGTGATCGGGGCGCTTGCACTGTGGGACCGGCGTCGCCGCGCTGCAATGGCCTGCGCCGCGATCGTCATCGCCACCGTCCTGCCCTGGATCATCTTCGCGACGGCTCACCAGCTGTCGGGCTACCTCTTCCAGAACCGGGTGCAGGAAACGGTCCTCGGACGCGTGCCGACGATCGCTCGTTCGATGCTCGGCGAGATCTTCGACCCGGGCTCGTGGGGCTTGCTCCTCCCCGCGATCATCATCGTCCTGGTCCTCTCACGCCCGCGGGCCATGGCGACCACCGCCGCACTCGGAGGGCTGGCCGCCATCTTCCTCGTGTACATGCTGACGCCGTTCAGCATCGCGTGGCTGATCCCGCGGAGCCTTACCCGGGTGATGATCGGGCCGATCGGGCTCCTCGCCCTCGCCGCGGCGATGGCAGAGCCACGACTTCGGCGCGAAACGAGCCCGTTGCCGCCTCGAGAGGAGTGCGCACCCGCGGCTTCCGTCTGAAGTTGGGCCTCGCCGGGCTGCGGAATGCGTGCTGCCGATGGGTCCGCAGTTGTTTCAACCAGCGTACCGTTGCCCCGCTGGGATGATCGACCCTTCGCACGCGACGCCCTTCCCGACTTCCGAACCGGGCCCCAGGACCGACCCACGCACGCGCGCGCGGGTGCGGATGTGTGCCCCGTCGAGCAGGACACTTCGCGCCACCTCAGCGCCCGCCTCGATGCGCGCCCCAAGGCCGAGAACCGCCATCCCAACCCCGTCGGGTGCTTCGGCGCCCACGTCGAGGAGGACGTCTCCGGCGCGACGCCCGACCGGCTCGGCGGTCTTCGCGCGCCCGGCCAGCACATCCCAATGCGCTTGCAGGTACCGTTCGGGCGTTCCGATGTCGAGCCAGTACTTGTCGGATGGGAATCCGAACACCGAGCCGCGCTCGACAAGCACCGGAAACACCTGCCGTTCGAACGACCACATCTCGCCGGCCGGCACGTCGGCGAGCGTCTCGGGCTCGAGCACGTAGGTGCCGGCGTTGATCAGGCCACCCTTGCTCGCGACCTCCGGCGGCGGCTTCTCAACGAACCCCTGCACGCGCCCGGCGTCGTCGAGCGGCACGAGGCCGTAGGGCCCAGCGTCCTGGACCGGGGTCAGCGTCAACGTCGCGACGGCGCCCGTCGCGCGGTGCGCGGCGAGCAGCGCCGTCAGATCAAGATCGGTCAACACGTCCCCGTTGAACACGATCGTCGTTCCGTCCATCCGATCCAGGACGTTGCGCACGGCGCCCGCCGTGCCGAGCGGCTCGGTCTCGCGAACCACCTCGAGCCGGATCCCCTCCCCCGCCATGCGCTCGACGAACGGATCGAACGCGTCGGCGAGATAGCCCGTCAGCAGCATCGCGTCGGTTATCCCGTGCGTGCGCATGAGGCGCAGTTGATGTTCGAGGAACGGGCGGTTGCAGATCGGCAGGAGCGACTTCGGGATCGTGTAGGTGAGTGGACGCAGGCGAGTGCCCTCGCCGCCGGCGAGGATCAGGGCCTTCATCGGACCGCGCCGGCCTCGGCGTCGAGCGAAGCCTGAACCCCGGGCACGACCTCGGCCAGCGCCTCCCGCCACGGACGCAGCACCGGAAGTCCGGCGGCGCGCCACGCTATGCCGTCCATCGGCGCGTAGGCAGGGCGCACGGCCGGGCGCGGCATCGCGGAGGTCGGCACCGGTTCGACCCGCTCGGGATCGAGCCCGGCCTCCTCGAAC includes:
- a CDS encoding NDP-sugar synthase; the encoded protein is MKALILAGGEGTRLRPLTYTIPKSLLPICNRPFLEHQLRLMRTHGITDAMLLTGYLADAFDPFVERMAGEGIRLEVVRETEPLGTAGAVRNVLDRMDGTTIVFNGDVLTDLDLTALLAAHRATGAVATLTLTPVQDAGPYGLVPLDDAGRVQGFVEKPPPEVASKGGLINAGTYVLEPETLADVPAGEMWSFERQVFPVLVERGSVFGFPSDKYWLDIGTPERYLQAHWDVLAGRAKTAEPVGRRAGDVLLDVGAEAPDGVGMAVLGLGARIEAGAEVARSVLLDGAHIRTRARVRGSVLGPGSEVGKGVACEGSIIPAGQRYAG